Proteins from a genomic interval of Procambarus clarkii isolate CNS0578487 chromosome 45, FALCON_Pclarkii_2.0, whole genome shotgun sequence:
- the LOC138350375 gene encoding uncharacterized protein isoform X1, which translates to MDLPSTSNGLQGKFLRRCTNCKQCVHVRSNVCKFCQCDFRNSRELMKKEEEARFLLKGKKALERNTASRVLRRIENQLTYLRGCGYESIVIYYKKGPARVTWYPTKQRNTRRGQEDLHH; encoded by the exons gtcttcagggaaaattcttgaggagatgcacaaactgcaaacaatgtgtgcatgtccgaagcaatgtttgcaagttctgccagtgtgacttccgaaacagtagagaattaatgaagaaagaagaggaagcccgttttctacttaaaggcaagaaggctttagaacgaaatacagcaagccgggttctacgaaggattgaaaatcag cTAACATATCTGCGTGGCTGTGGGTATGAATCAATCGTTATCTATTACAAGAAAGGACCAGCACGGGTGACATGGTATCCTACCAAACAACGTAATAcaagaagaggacaagaagatcttcaccactaa